A window of Candidatus Coatesbacteria bacterium genomic DNA:
CAGGCGCTCCAGCTCGGCGGCCAGCCGGGCGGGCGCCGGCGAATCCGGCGGCAGGGACGGCGGCGTCTCCCAGCTCCGGATGCGTTCATTGTAGTCGCGCAGCACGGCGGAGCGGCGTTCGTACTCGGCGCTGGTGGGGATGAAGCGGGCGATGCAGTCAACATCACCGACGTAACCCTTGTCCTTGAGCTGGTCGTAAACCCGGCGCGATTCATCGACGGTGTCGGTCACCACCAGGGAATAGTCGGGCGACAGGTCGAATTTCTCTTCGATCATGTGCGCCAGCTCGATGGACTTGAGGCCTTTGGGCTCCAGGTTGTAGAAGTTCCAGTCGAACTCGCTCCAGCTCAGGGCCGCGAACAGCAGGAAGCCGCACAGGGCCCCGCCCACGGCGACGAAGATCCAGGAACGCCGGTTGATCGCCCGGCCCAGGCGCCCCAGCACACGGAACTCCACGGCGGAGCCGCCCAGCTTGGGCTTCTTGCCCCGTTTCTCCCGGATTCTCTCCCGGACGGCCAGTAGCGCCGGCAGCAGCAGCAGCATGGCCAGCAGGGCGAAGATTATCGCCACGCCGCTGACGAAACCCATGTCCTGGACGCCCTGCATGTCGCCGACCAACAGGGCGAAGAAGGCCGCCGCCGTGGTCAGCGCCCCGGTGATGATCCCGGTTCCCGAACGCTGCAGACCCTCGGCCAGGGCCTCGCCGACGTCCAATCCCTCGGAGCGGGCCTCGTTGACCCCGGCGATGATGTGGATGGCGTAATCGATGCCCAGACCGATGATGAACAGGGAGAAGAACATCGACATCATGTTCAGGTTGCCGGAGTAGAGAAAGACCGCGCCCGCCGTCCAACTGATGGCGAAGACCAAAGGCACGGCGGCCATCAGCGGCGCCGTCAGCATGCGGAAGAAGAACATCAGCGTCAGCAGCACCAGGGCCAGGGCGACGATGCTGGAGATCTTCATGTCGCCGATCCCGGCGTCCATCTCGTCGCGCTGCAGGGCCAGAGAGCCGGCCAGGCCGACCTCGAGCTTCCCCGCGTAGGGCTCGGTGTCCGCCGCCGCCTTGACGGCGGCTTCGATATCATTGACGGCCCGGTAGAGATAGTCGACGTCGCCGACGTTGAAGGTCGGCTGGATCCACAGCAGCAGGAACTGGTAATCCGGACTGAAGATGTAGGGCTCGCCGAGGAACATGTCGCGCACGGCCTCCGCGGCGACCTCCCCGGCCGGGTCGTCTTCCTCTCCCAGGAGGTAGTCCGCCGTCAGCCAGGCGAAGTTGTACATCCCATCGATGCGCAGCAGGGCCTCGCTCTCCCGCTCACGATCGGCCACCCCCTCGCCGATATAACTCGACTCCAGCGAATCGTTGAGCGCCGTCAGATGGGTCACGAGGTCCGGATCGTCGAAAAAACCCTCCAGGCGCACCAGGTCGGATTCCCCGAGCATCATCAAGCCGTGGTTGGCGATGAACTCGTCGTCGGTGCGGTAGTTGACCCAGCGGACGTACTCCTCCATCGACTCCAGCCGCGGGGCCAGGTCCTCGGCGAAAGCCTTCATCAACTCCTTGTCTTCGCCCTCGACGACGACGGTGATGAAGTTGGCCGAATCGTATTCCTCGATGATGCGCTCGAAGGCCTCGACCTTGGGATTGTCCGCCGGCAGCACGTCCGACATGTGGGTCTGGAAGGTCAGCTTATCCGCCAGGTAGCCGGCGCCGACGGTCAGCAACACCGCCCCGCCGATGATCCACCAGCGGCGCCGGGCGGCGAAACGACCCAGACGGGCCAGAAAGCGGCTGCGCTTGCTGTCGGTGGTAGGCAAAGCGACTGCTCCTCGCGTTATACAACTGTTCCAAACCGGCGGCGCCCGTCGCCCCGGAGACCGACACACCCGCCGGCACGCCCCGGAGTTGGCACGGTTTTTGCAACCCCTGCGATCGCCGTCGTCCGGGCCGGGTCGGTTTCGCAAAAACCGTGCCAACTCCGGGGCGTGTTAGTTGTAGCCGTCGAGGTTGGTGTTTTGGGGGGCGCCGGGCGCCGCGGCTACGTCGATTCGGTTTCGTCGCCCCGCAGGATGGCGGCGACCTTTTCCAGCAGCTCCCGGCTGTCGAAGGGTTTGGTCAGGTAATCGACCGCGCCTTCCTGCATGGAGATGATCTTGGCCCGGCTGTCTTCCTTGGCGGAGATCATCGCCACGGGGATCCCGGCGGTGCGGGAATCGACTTGCAGCAGTCGCAGGACCTCCCAGCCGTCCATCTCGGGCATCATGATGTCGAGGAGGATCAGATCGGGCTGGTGCTGCTCGGCGAGTTCGAGGGCCTCGAAGCCGCCGGTGGCCTTGAGTACCTGGTAGCCTTGGGTGCGCAGGATCAGCTCGACGATGTTGACGATGTCGGGTTCGTCGTCGGCGACGAGGATCAGTTTGTCGTCGGTGGCTGCGGCTGGTTCGGCTCGCTTCATGGATTGCTGCTCTAGTAGGGCTGGGAGGGTTTGGAGAGGTGGTATCCCTGGCCCAACTCTACGCCCATGCGGCGTAGGACCTCCAGCTCCTCGGCGGTTTCGATGCCCTCGGCGATGACCCGGCTGCCGGTGCGCACGGCGAGCTCGAGCAGGGTTTCCAGGAGTTCCTGCTTGATTTTGTTGTCCTGGATGCCGGTGACCATCACCCGGTCGAACTTGAGAAAGTCGGGCTGGAGCTGGACGATGGTGTTCAGGGAGGAGTATCCGGCGCCGGCGTCGTCGATAGCGATCTTGAAGCCCTCGCGCTTGAAGACTTCGAGGTTCTTGCAGAAGCGGTCCAGGTCGCCGATGGCCGAGCGTTCGGTCAGTTCGAGGACGATGTGGTCCTTATCGACGCCCAGTCCGGATTCGAAGCTGCTGCGGAAGCTTGGATCGGCGAAGTTGTGGGGCAGTGTGTTGAGGAACAGCAGGGCGCCGTTGTCGATTTGCTTGTCGGCGGTCAGCACGGCGTGGCGCAGGCAGATGCGGTCCAGGGTGTGGGAGAAGCCGGAGCGGGCGGCGAAGCTGAACAGGCGTTCGGCGTCGTCGAAGACGGTGTCCGGGGGACCGACGCTGAGGGCCTCGTAGCCGAGTACGGAGAGGTCGCTGATGAAGTGGATGGGCTGGAAGCGGGTACGGATGCGCTCTCCGGCGATGATGTGGGCCAGCTCGCGGTCCTGGAGCATCTCCTCGCGTTTTTCGGCGTCGGTGGCCATCTCCTTGGCCTCGCGCACGGCCTGGTAGACCAGACGCTCGAAGCGGATCAGGGGGTCGTTGACGATCAGCGAGTAGCCGATCTTGACCTCCAGTCCGGCGTCGGCCAGCTCCCGGCCGACCGAGGAGAGGGAGATGAACTCCTCGACGAGGCCGGAGATTTCTTTCAGGCGTTCGGCGGTCAGCTCGTCGCGCCGGTAGAAGAAGAAGAAGCTGCCGGTGCGGATGGCCTCTTCGTAGAGAGACAGCCGGCTGTTCATCACCTGGCTGTTGAACAGCTCCAACACCCGGGAGAGGTTCTTGATCAGTTCGTCGGTGGACTGCCAGCCGAAGGAGTTCTCCAGACCGAGGGTTCGTGACAGGTCGATGCAGATCACCCCGACGGTGCTGGTTTCATCCTCGAGCATACCCCGCAGCTCATCGAGGGCCATCGGCAGCGTCGGCAAACCGGTCAGGCGGTCGTGGAGCAGATTGCGGTAGCGCAGCAGCTCGGCGCGCAGCCGCAGGGGGATCTGCTCCTCGCCCTGTTTGGAGGGGTTGTCGTTGGCCGGCGTTCGACTCATCGCTTGTTTATTTGCGGACGACGCCGCGAATCAGCGGCACACGGCTCCAGCCTGGATCGGTCTACGAGGGAATGGTGAATTATCCACCAAACTACTACAAGTATGCTTGATAAATCAAGCGCTGGCAAGGGTAAAGGGAAGTCGTTCCAGCGTCCTTCGCCGTGGAGGCCTAGGCCCCGTTGTCGCGGGCGATGTGCAGGGTCTGCGTCGGGAAGGGGATTTCCATGCCGTGCTCGGCGAAGGCCGCGTGGAGGTTGAGCATCAGGTCGTTCTGAACGACCCAGCTGACGCTGTAGGTCTCGCACCAGGCCAGCAGGACGAAGTTCAGCGAGGAGTCGCCGAATTCGAGGAAGAAGGCCGCCGGCTCGGGGTTGTTCAGGACGCCCTTGGTCGCTCGGGCCGTCTGGACCATCACTTCGAGGGCCTTGTTGGGATCGGTGCCGTAAGCCAGACCCAGATCGAGTTTGATGCGGTAGGTGGTGTCGGGGTAGGAATAGTTCTCGATGTACTCGGCGGCCACCTTGGAGTTGGGCAGCACGATGACGGTGTTGCCCAGGGTCTTGACGTCGGTGGAGCGCATACCGATGCGGGTGACGTCGCCGTAGATGTCGCCGATCTTGACCCGGTCGCCCTTGCGGAAGGGGCGGTCAGTCATCAGCACGAAGCCCGAGATCATGTTGGACAGCGTCTCCTGGGCCGCCATGGCCACGGCCAGGGAGGCCACACCCAGGGTGGTCACCAGGGCGACGATGTCGACGCCGAAGTGCTCGAGGACGATGATCGCCCCGATGGTGTAGACGGCGACCGTCAGCAGTTTGCGGATCAGGGGGATGAAGTCCGTCGAGATCGGCATCCCGGAGCGGGTCTCGGCCTCCTCGCCGTACCAGCGGATGATCGCCAGCAAGGGATTGAGCACCATGCGGATACCCACCAGGGCCGCCAGGACGAAGAGTACGCCATAGACGACACCGTCGATGCCGAAGTGGCTATAGGGGTAGAGGGCCCAGGCGGTGTAGAGGGTGCCCAGTAGCAGCCCCCGGTAGACCGGTTTGTTGAGCGAGTCCAGGACGTACTCGTCCAGGTTGGTCCGGGTACGCGCCTCCAGGTGGCGGGATACTCGATGCAGCACCGCGCGGACGATCCGAGCGACGATGAAGCCCAAAACCAGGATCGCCAGGCAGTAGATCACGGCGATGATGTAGTGTTCCCAGGTCAGCGTCGCCGTTTCCGCGGCGCCGAACATGTGGCTGAAAACCTCGGCGAACGGGAATGTCACGGCCTTACCCCCTCTAGCCTGTGGCTTGCTTGTCAGTGGTAGATATTCTCAACTAATGATCGCAATCGCCGTCGCTCGCTCCGAGCGCCGAGACCCGCCCGGCCCCGGAGACGGCGCTCAGCCGACGCGGGCTTTCCCGCCCCGGAACCGGCACGGTTTTTGCATCTCGGCGACCCTCGAGGCGGCCGTCGGCGGTGCGCCTCCGCAAAAACCGTGCCGGTTCCGGGGCTGACGGCGGCGGTGTTCCGGCGCTGTTGCGGAGTGTTCCCGCCGTCTACGGGGCCGGGAGTTCTAGAGCAGTCCCTCGTAGAGGGCCGAGCCGACGCGGACCAGGGTGGCGCCCTCTTCGACGGCGATTTCGTAGTCGTTGGTCATGCCCATCGACAGCTCGGTGAAGTCGTCGAGGGCGTGCTCGACGGCCAGCTCGTCGCGCAGCTCGCGCAGGGCGGCGAAGACGGGCCGGGTCAGCTCGACGTCCTCGAGGAGGGGGGCCATGGTCATCAGGCCCCGGGGTCTGAGTTGTTCCAGGCGCAGCAGGGCGGGAAAGTCGTTCTTGAGCTGCTGCGGCGTGAAGCCGTGTTTGGAAGCCTCGCCGGCGACGTTGACCTCGAACATCACGGGAACCCGTCGCTGCCCGGCGACGCGCTTGTCGACGTCGCGGGCGTGCT
This region includes:
- a CDS encoding MMPL family transporter yields the protein MPTTDSKRSRFLARLGRFAARRRWWIIGGAVLLTVGAGYLADKLTFQTHMSDVLPADNPKVEAFERIIEEYDSANFITVVVEGEDKELMKAFAEDLAPRLESMEEYVRWVNYRTDDEFIANHGLMMLGESDLVRLEGFFDDPDLVTHLTALNDSLESSYIGEGVADRERESEALLRIDGMYNFAWLTADYLLGEEDDPAGEVAAEAVRDMFLGEPYIFSPDYQFLLLWIQPTFNVGDVDYLYRAVNDIEAAVKAAADTEPYAGKLEVGLAGSLALQRDEMDAGIGDMKISSIVALALVLLTLMFFFRMLTAPLMAAVPLVFAISWTAGAVFLYSGNLNMMSMFFSLFIIGLGIDYAIHIIAGVNEARSEGLDVGEALAEGLQRSGTGIITGALTTAAAFFALLVGDMQGVQDMGFVSGVAIIFALLAMLLLLPALLAVRERIREKRGKKPKLGGSAVEFRVLGRLGRAINRRSWIFVAVGGALCGFLLFAALSWSEFDWNFYNLEPKGLKSIELAHMIEEKFDLSPDYSLVVTDTVDESRRVYDQLKDKGYVGDVDCIARFIPTSAEYERRSAVLRDYNERIRSWETPPSLPPDSPAPARLAAELERLHLNLLEMRTLAELGGQSKLQTRCADYTDYGAADGGPLELLAAELRDASPAVIERYNELSEPYYREQRAWMLGSGPEAGFANPGPVALDDLTPDMLARYQGHSRKEFLVTIFPRFDLWKSQENLNTFVEGVEQIEPGAVGVGPLFHTMMDQFTEDGVQVSLYALGAIFLLLLIDFRKLHTVILALLPLALGGVILFGTMALFGIKINFMNYFALPLILGIGIDDGVHIIHRYRRERDLAAAGRAVGEGSPMERTLSRTGRAVMLTSITTGIGFASMLFARMQGFASMGLSLTIGVVACFLTSTLLLPALIKVLERLGLKV
- a CDS encoding response regulator, whose translation is MKRAEPAAATDDKLILVADDEPDIVNIVELILRTQGYQVLKATGGFEALELAEQHQPDLILLDIMMPEMDGWEVLRLLQVDSRTAGIPVAMISAKEDSRAKIISMQEGAVDYLTKPFDSRELLEKVAAILRGDETEST
- a CDS encoding EAL domain-containing protein, which produces MSRTPANDNPSKQGEEQIPLRLRAELLRYRNLLHDRLTGLPTLPMALDELRGMLEDETSTVGVICIDLSRTLGLENSFGWQSTDELIKNLSRVLELFNSQVMNSRLSLYEEAIRTGSFFFFYRRDELTAERLKEISGLVEEFISLSSVGRELADAGLEVKIGYSLIVNDPLIRFERLVYQAVREAKEMATDAEKREEMLQDRELAHIIAGERIRTRFQPIHFISDLSVLGYEALSVGPPDTVFDDAERLFSFAARSGFSHTLDRICLRHAVLTADKQIDNGALLFLNTLPHNFADPSFRSSFESGLGVDKDHIVLELTERSAIGDLDRFCKNLEVFKREGFKIAIDDAGAGYSSLNTIVQLQPDFLKFDRVMVTGIQDNKIKQELLETLLELAVRTGSRVIAEGIETAEELEVLRRMGVELGQGYHLSKPSQPY
- a CDS encoding mechanosensitive ion channel, which gives rise to MTFPFAEVFSHMFGAAETATLTWEHYIIAVIYCLAILVLGFIVARIVRAVLHRVSRHLEARTRTNLDEYVLDSLNKPVYRGLLLGTLYTAWALYPYSHFGIDGVVYGVLFVLAALVGIRMVLNPLLAIIRWYGEEAETRSGMPISTDFIPLIRKLLTVAVYTIGAIIVLEHFGVDIVALVTTLGVASLAVAMAAQETLSNMISGFVLMTDRPFRKGDRVKIGDIYGDVTRIGMRSTDVKTLGNTVIVLPNSKVAAEYIENYSYPDTTYRIKLDLGLAYGTDPNKALEVMVQTARATKGVLNNPEPAAFFLEFGDSSLNFVLLAWCETYSVSWVVQNDLMLNLHAAFAEHGMEIPFPTQTLHIARDNGA
- a CDS encoding YggS family pyridoxal phosphate-dependent enzyme, encoding MSLDQTLLESNVRRVLAHIEAARGRSANAADHVRLVAVTKYVGPEVLPQLAAAGVETIGENRLQPAAEKHAALDGPAGLDWHFIGTIQSNKVNDILAIFSTIHSIDSLKHARDVDKRVAGQRRVPVMFEVNVAGEASKHGFTPQQLKNDFPALLRLEQLRPRGLMTMAPLLEDVELTRPVFAALRELRDELAVEHALDDFTELSMGMTNDYEIAVEEGATLVRVGSALYEGLL